From a single Candidatus Microthrix subdominans genomic region:
- a CDS encoding NADH-quinone oxidoreductase subunit K, with the protein MSLTLAAGAALLFGIGTWLLLQRRLSRIIIGLGLISHGANLLLVTSGRGGLPAFLSGTPNDPDRYVDPLPQAMLLTAIVISFGVTAFLLAMAWRSFVLTGDDLVEDDREDRRVARERDAALDEEVADTELTGERLASAKAGKNPDGLTDAALARHDEDPGPDRDIKPDSDSPGAGRRDGPR; encoded by the coding sequence ATGAGCCTCACCTTGGCCGCCGGGGCGGCCCTGCTCTTCGGCATCGGCACGTGGCTGTTGCTGCAACGCCGGCTGAGCCGCATCATCATCGGCCTGGGCCTGATCAGCCACGGCGCCAACCTGTTGTTGGTCACCTCCGGTCGGGGCGGGCTGCCCGCCTTTCTCAGCGGGACGCCGAACGATCCCGACCGGTACGTCGACCCGCTGCCCCAGGCGATGCTGCTCACGGCGATCGTGATCAGCTTCGGGGTCACAGCGTTTCTGCTGGCGATGGCCTGGCGCAGCTTCGTGCTGACCGGGGATGACCTGGTCGAGGATGACCGCGAGGACCGACGCGTCGCACGCGAGCGTGATGCAGCCCTGGACGAGGAGGTGGCCGACACCGAGTTGACCGGGGAGCGCCTGGCCTCGGCCAAGGCAGGGAAGAACCCCGATGGCCTCACCGACGCCGCCCTGGCTCGTCACGATGAGGACCCCGGCCCGGACCGTGACATCAAGCCCGACTCGGACAGCCCGGGCGCCGGCCGGCGGGATGGTCCGAGGTGA